The proteins below are encoded in one region of Bombus vancouverensis nearcticus unplaced genomic scaffold, iyBomVanc1_principal scaffold0027, whole genome shotgun sequence:
- the LOC117163352 gene encoding adrenodoxin-like protein 2, mitochondrial isoform X3, whose translation MALVNQLQKFSRSILGIASNYSKYTSNTTLPFLQATRGISTTQPLSEKQEVNITFVKASGERIKAKGKVGDTILDIVVNDEIDLDGYGACEGTLTCSTCHLIFSKEVYDALPDKPTDEELDMLDLAYELTDTSRLGCQIVMSKELDGIEGVNFKTFI comes from the exons ATGGCGTTAGTaaatcaattacaaaaattttcgagatcaattctcggtattgcatcaaattattcaaaatatacaagCAACACAACGTTGCCCTTTTTGCAGGCAACAAGAGGAATATCGACCACGCAACCACTTTCAGAAAAACAAGA agtAAATATAACGTTTGTTAAAGCAAGTGGAGAGAGAATCAAAGCAAAAGGGAAAGTTGGAGATACTATATTAGACATAGTAGTAAATGATGAAATTGATTTAGATGGATATG gtgcttgtgaaggaacattaacttgtagtacgtgccatttaatattttcgaaagaagtTTATGATGCACTTCCTGACAAACCAACAGATGAAGAATTAGACATGTTGGATTTAGCATATGAATTAACAGATAC gtcacggctaggctgtcaaatagtaatgtctaaggaactagatggaattgag ggtgtcaattttaaaacgttcatctaa
- the LOC117163352 gene encoding adrenodoxin-like protein 2, mitochondrial isoform X2, whose amino-acid sequence MALVNQLQKFSRSILGIASNYSKYTSNTTLPFLQATRGISTTQPLSEKQEVNITFVKASGERIKAKGKVGDTILDIVVNDEIDLDGYGACEGTLTCSTCHLIFSKEVYDALPDKPTDEELDMLDLAYELTDTSRLGCQIVMSKELDGIEVRVPSTINDARA is encoded by the exons ATGGCGTTAGTaaatcaattacaaaaattttcgagatcaattctcggtattgcatcaaattattcaaaatatacaagCAACACAACGTTGCCCTTTTTGCAGGCAACAAGAGGAATATCGACCACGCAACCACTTTCAGAAAAACAAGA agtAAATATAACGTTTGTTAAAGCAAGTGGAGAGAGAATCAAAGCAAAAGGGAAAGTTGGAGATACTATATTAGACATAGTAGTAAATGATGAAATTGATTTAGATGGATATG gtgcttgtgaaggaacattaacttgtagtacgtgccatttaatattttcgaaagaagtTTATGATGCACTTCCTGACAAACCAACAGATGAAGAATTAGACATGTTGGATTTAGCATATGAATTAACAGATAC gtcacggctaggctgtcaaatagtaatgtctaaggaactagatggaattgaggtaagagttccatcaacaattaatgatgcaagagcataa
- the LOC117163352 gene encoding adrenodoxin-like protein 2, mitochondrial isoform X4 translates to MALVNQLQKFSRSILGIASNYSKYTSNTTLPFLQATRGISTTQPLSEKQEVNITFVKASGERIKAKGKVGDTILDIVVNDEIDLDGYGACEGTLTCSTCHLIFSKEVYDALPDKPTDEELDMLDLAYELTDTLVHNNQYQIIHIINSITF, encoded by the exons ATGGCGTTAGTaaatcaattacaaaaattttcgagatcaattctcggtattgcatcaaattattcaaaatatacaagCAACACAACGTTGCCCTTTTTGCAGGCAACAAGAGGAATATCGACCACGCAACCACTTTCAGAAAAACAAGA agtAAATATAACGTTTGTTAAAGCAAGTGGAGAGAGAATCAAAGCAAAAGGGAAAGTTGGAGATACTATATTAGACATAGTAGTAAATGATGAAATTGATTTAGATGGATATG gtgcttgtgaaggaacattaacttgtagtacgtgccatttaatattttcgaaagaagtTTATGATGCACTTCCTGACAAACCAACAGATGAAGAATTAGACATGTTGGATTTAGCATATGAATTAACAGATACGTTAGTTCATAATAATCAGTATCAAATCATTcacattattaattctattaccttttaa
- the LOC117163354 gene encoding survival motor neuron protein-like isoform X1, producing the protein MADDMNVLFIRGNGNVCMDTDTANDNVWDDGALIEAYDKAINLAKEEVIKRTGMDVGNSQPKENLQNLKQPKHASKLHKKWIIGAPYRAIYSEDGEIYEAIISKMYENNGTC; encoded by the exons atggcagatgatatgaatgttctttttatacgaggaaatggaaacgtatgtatg gatacagacacagccaatgataatgtttgggatgatggtgcattaatagaagcatatgataaagcaataaatttagcaaaagaagaagttatcaagcgaacgggaatggatgttggaaattctcaaccgaaagaaaacctacaaaatcttaagcagcctaaacacgcaagtaaattacacaag aaatggatcataggagcaccttatcgtgcaatatactcagaggatggagaaatttatgaagctataatatcaaaaatgtacgaaaacaatggcacgtgttga
- the LOC117163354 gene encoding survival motor neuron protein-like isoform X2 produces the protein MADDMNVLFIRGNGNDTDTANDNVWDDGALIEAYDKAINLAKEEVIKRTGMDVGNSQPKENLQNLKQPKHASKLHKKWIIGAPYRAIYSEDGEIYEAIISKMYENNGTC, from the exons atggcagatgatatgaatgttctttttatacgaggaaatggaaac gatacagacacagccaatgataatgtttgggatgatggtgcattaatagaagcatatgataaagcaataaatttagcaaaagaagaagttatcaagcgaacgggaatggatgttggaaattctcaaccgaaagaaaacctacaaaatcttaagcagcctaaacacgcaagtaaattacacaag aaatggatcataggagcaccttatcgtgcaatatactcagaggatggagaaatttatgaagctataatatcaaaaatgtacgaaaacaatggcacgtgttga
- the LOC143304219 gene encoding uncharacterized protein LOC143304219 has product MTKISFTLCLGYGNTEKVELSSLLESEGLQSQIAQPKKALEEKFNEENDETCETNFSTNVNSKKYNVEKMDCDSEEANAYKHHFIPGPSFNSMTDILPPAPPLPPQLMAKLPDNDTDALSSMLMSWYISGYMVYYTGYYHGLKQARNNQENRKNC; this is encoded by the exons atgacaaaaatttcttttactctgtgtttaggctatggtaatacagagaaagtcgagttgagttctcttttagaatcagaaggtttgcaaagtcaaatagcacaaccaaagaaagctttggaagagaaattcaatgaagagaacgatgagacttgtgagactaatttttctacaaatgtaaattcgaaaaaatataatgtagaaaaaatggattgtgactctgaagaagcaaatgcgtataaacatcacttcataccgggaccatctttcaattcgatgactgatatattgccacctgcacctcctttaccaccacaattaatggccaa attaccagataatgatacagacgcactttcaagtatgttgatgtcatggtatattagtggttacatggtatattacacag gttattatcatggtttgaaacaagcaagaaacaatcaagagaacaggaagaactgttga
- the LOC143304222 gene encoding omega-amidase NIT2-A-like, which produces MLEIEGDKLYNTCTIWFPDGTLIARHRKVHLFDIDIPNKITFRESDSLSPGNSLTTFDVKGCKIGIGICYDIRFEEMARIYRNKGTVT; this is translated from the exons atgcttgaaatagagggcgataaattgtacaatacctgtactatttggtttcccgatggaactttgatagcaagacaccgaaag gtacatctattcgacatcgacattcctaataagattacttttcgagagagtgattcactcagtcctggtaactccctaacgacgttcgatgtgaagggctgcaaaataggtattggcatttgctatgatattagattcgaggaaatggcacgcatttatcggaacaaaggtacagtaacttaa